Proteins from a single region of Mytilus trossulus isolate FHL-02 chromosome 2, PNRI_Mtr1.1.1.hap1, whole genome shotgun sequence:
- the LOC134707468 gene encoding dual oxidase maturation factor 1-like has product MFDSFRGDFGYSYYGERRTSATIDIPLVVVVYTCVLISIATIVAAAGIRGKGRWYTLIRVVYSLAVGSTLLLCLFGDCWVDGIDKKVNVPYIYRSDAEITGQVGLNIGLQKINITLKGTFQGSKGSIKYNEAIPFDGAMGSVSDFREFLERGLPQPMLTVVEFFSIDEGGFRWGRSFARAGYFAKILLLTSFSFWILANIMVCSVIYYGGVLYTLTGLTMFSASIVYHCMIPTAKLRFFCSESEFHLHYGICFWSILLMGLLTTIVGSIILIMDTKMPKTIQKFFLIEGYDDTEEAYESQKNSICSMYKKNELRRQSAPALANFHNSSTDLYKATLSSVDENAEHTPQMKRSSTNPTNLRSSYSLESLRAYSEKNSFTNISKDEKHYKSNPLFEQNENTEKLNTDIFSKKRKGSIPGRLQSAMSLESLPSIPDDKTLSFDSGVDNDECENVLSSDQQVLHTIESDSDDNGDEHIDVSMFETHSRDRTLERNRESQSSSNTEEKPHNNKVFTISIGNADEEEERLKEIYIDLTSAYP; this is encoded by the exons ATGTTTGACAGCTTTAGAGGAGACTTTGGATACAGCTATTATGGCGAAAGAAGGACTTCCGCCACAATTGACATTCCATTGGTTGTTGTTGTGTATACTTGTGTTTTGATCTCTATTGCAACTATAGTAGCAGCGGCTGGTATCAGAGGAAAAGGG CGTTGGTACACATTAATCAGAGTTGTATATAGTTTGGCAGTAGGATCAACTTTGTTGC tttgtttgtttggtgaTTGTTGGGTGGATGGTAtagacaaaaaagtaaatgtacCATATATATATCGTTCTGATGCAGAAATAACTGGACAAGTTGGTCTCAATATTGGACTTCAGAAAATTAATATAACGCTTAAAg GGACTTTCCAAGGTTCTAAGGGATCCATTAAGTACAATGAAGCTATTCCTTTTGACGGAG caaTGGGTTCAGTCAGTGATTTCCGAGAATTTCTGGAGAGAGGATTACCTCAGCCAATGTTAACAGTGGTAGAATTCTTCAGTATTGATGAAGGTGGTTTCAGATGGGGCAGGAGTTTTGCAAGGGCAGGATACTTTGCaaaaattttactttt gaCATCGTTTTCTTTTTGGATCTTAGCAAATATAATGGTATGCAGTGTGATATACTACGGTGGAGTGTTATATACATTAACTGGCTTGACAATGTTTTCAGCATCAATAGTTTATCATTGCATGATACCAACAGCAAAACTTCGATTTTTCTGTTCAGAAAGTGAATTTCATCTTCATTATGGGATATGCTTTTGGTCAATTTTATTGATGG GTCTTTTGACAACCATAGTTGGTTCCATCATTTTAATCATGGATACTAAAATGCCCAAaacaattcagaaatttttCTTGATCGAAGGATATGATGATACAGAGGAGGCATATGAATCACAGAAAAACTCTATATGTTCTATGTATAAAAAG aACGAGTTACGAAGACAGTCTGCTCCGGCCTTAGCAAACTTTCACAACAGTTCAACGGATTTATACAAAGCGACTCTATCTTCAGTCGATGAAAACGCGGAACATACACCACAGATGAAACGGAGTTCTACAAATCCTACCAATCTCCGTAGTTCCTATTCTTTAGAATCTTTGCGCGCATATTCAGAAAAGAATTCTTTTACGAATATTTCCAAGGACGAAAAACATTATAAATCCAACCCACTATTTGAACAAAACGAGAACACGGAAAAACTTAATAcagatatattttcaaaaaaaagaaaaggttcAATACCAGGTAGACTTCAATCTGCAATGTCTCTGGAATCACTACCGTCTATTCCGGACGATAAGACGCTTTCGTTTGACTCGGGTGTAGATAATGACGAATGTGAAAATGTACTTTCAAGTGATCAGCAAGTTCTACACACAATAGAAAGTGACAGTGATGACAATGGCGACGAACATATCGATGTATCTATGTTCGAAACTCATTCACGAGATAGAACACTAGAAAGAAATCGCGAAAGTCAGTCGTCTTCTAACACAGAAGAAAaacctcataataataaagttttTACAATTAGTATAGGTAATGCTGACGAAGAAGAGGAACGtctcaaagaaatatatatcgATTTAACATCTGCTTATCCGTAA